In Mytilus edulis chromosome 6, xbMytEdul2.2, whole genome shotgun sequence, the following proteins share a genomic window:
- the LOC139528270 gene encoding uncharacterized protein, with amino-acid sequence MSVSDPDVGFTDYSDLGKGHRGYAHQLTSLFNQCDFGTVETHRHTISFKEASKRLRKQMTESFEYIEIQTGRMVKEFNIGKTHVYSQYAIDFNPTQPSTWATYGGLPISWENYKKKGFDGMIALGCVVKDIIPQVIRETNKALKMNSHSYAAGLAQSLVQYYLLQNPDDRLRSVTVEDLGNKSGKDELGSPASVIYVAYKLEPKTTNAFQEFEIKVEPDESIVNQSAIHLLEAKLSGEGLYFRGEISNDDNSFFRSCSDQLERLEMPSMDHAELRQKIAQQLRGMPTEQIYDAHFTNEEWHIFIEKIAEDGEHIEDVVVEKMAMLLKKKIVIYSLSYANEISKKSINDEASGTPLLLGKEKSYYISLERGQGTSPVSKDKHKACQKRPGKNVNFTGNSPPEKQLKQEKEVDRNPNVSFGGNLKTDKDCNKLIKSSTPVKILQAGPSTEGTPTKTNTKQVNKPMKKIAKDEKRLILRSYYELKAKGDWNALAERVYSNRQENLSREIVHHYEQNLDLKTSLKNRIKDYILRVKKDKGENEKDPEAKALIQLILIGQS; translated from the exons ATGAGTGTGTCAGACCCTGACGTTGGTTTCACAGACTATTCAGATCTTGGAAAGGGACACAGAGGATATGCCCATCAACTAACATCATTATTTAACCAATGTGACTTTGGTACAGTGGAAACCCATCGTCATACTATTAGCTTCAAAGAAGCATCAAAAAGGCTAAGGAAGCAAATGACGGAATCTTTTGAATATATAGAAATTCAAACAGGTAGGATGGTAAAAGAATTTAATATTGGAAAAACACATGTTTACTCGCAGTATGCAATTGATTTCAATCCAACGCAGCCGTCCACTTGGGCTACCTATGGAGGATTACCTATAAGTtgggaaaattataaaaagaaaggaTTTGACGGAATGATTGCGTTGGGGTGTGTTGTAAAGGATATTATTCCCCAAGTTATTCGTGAAACCAATAAAGCCTTAAAAATGAATTCTCATAGTTATGCAGCTGGATTAGCACAGTCCTTGGTACAGTATTACCTTCTACAAAATCCTGATGATAGGTTACGCAGTGTAACTGTTGAGGATCTGGGAAACAAGAGTGGGAAAGACGAACTTGGTTCCCCAGCTAGTGTAATATATGTAGCATATAAACTAGAACCTAAGACCACCAATGCG tTTCAGGAGTTTGAAATAAAAGTTGAACCGGATG AGTCTATAGTTAATCAGTCAGCCATACATCTATTAGAAGCGAAACTGTCAGGTGAAGGTTTATACTTCCGTGGTGAGATATCAAATGATGATAACTCGTTTTTCCGATCATGCAGTGACCAACTTGAAAGATTAGAAATGCCGTCCATGGACCATGCTGAATTAAGACAAAAGATTGCTCAACAGTTGAGAGGGATGCCCACA GAACAAATTTATGATGCACATTTCACAAATGAAGAATGGCACATATTTATTGAGAAGATTGCCGAAGATGGAGAACACATTGAAGATGTTGTTGTGGAAAAAATGGCAatgcttttaaaaaagaaaatagtcATATATTCACTTTCCTACGCCAATGAAATTAGTAAAAAGTCAATTAATGACGAGGCATCCGGGACTCCTTTATTACTTGGAAAGGAAAAGAGTTATTACATAAGTCTTGAAAGAGGTCAGGGTACTTCGCCTGTCAGTAAGGACAAACATAAAGCATGTCAAA AGAGACCAGGGAAGAATGTTAATTTTACCGGCAATTCACCACCTGAAAAACAACTAAAACAAGAAAAGGAAGTAGACAG GAACCCAAATGTGTCGTTTGGTGGGAACTTAAAAACAGACAAGGACTGTAACAAACTTATTAAATCATCTACACCAGTGAAGATTCTGCAAGCGGGACCATCAACTGAAGGAACTCCAactaaaacaaacacaaaacaagtcaataaaccaatgaaaaaaatagcaaaagaTGAAAAGAGATTGATACTACGCTCTTACTATGAATTAAAGGCTAAAGGTGACTGGAATGCATTGGCTGAAAGGGTTTACAGTAACAGACAAGAAAACTTGTCACGTGAGATAGTTCATCATTATGAACAAAATTTAGATCTGAAGACATCGCTAAAGAACAGAATAAAAGATTACATATTGAGAGTGAAAAAAGACAAAGGAGAAAACGAGAAGGATCCTGAAGCAAAGGCTTTAATACAGTTGATTTTGATTGGTCAATCATGA